The following are encoded together in the Phoenix dactylifera cultivar Barhee BC4 unplaced genomic scaffold, palm_55x_up_171113_PBpolish2nd_filt_p 001364F, whole genome shotgun sequence genome:
- the LOC120108497 gene encoding probable phosphoribosylformylglycinamidine synthase, chloroplastic/mitochondrial, protein MSTLREAPVTEFLQLKGLDRRSHVLHRFSHLRRCNVRQNSFGCRSPISLYYGGTARKASLFLKPRAAVSSGLHSSVSERPDELKQPDEIIHFYRCPMIQESAAAELLRQIQLKISSQIIDIKTEQCFNIGVNVVLPSEKLRILKWILQETYEPENLNTHSFLDKEILQGASAVLVEVGPRLSFTTAWSANVVSICQACTLTEVTRMERSRRYLLYLKPGTKPLVESHINEFASMVHDRMTECIYPRKLTSFQSTVVPEAVSSVPVIERGREALEEINVKMGLAFDDHDIQYYTSLFGDDIKRNPTTVELFDIAQSNSEHSRHWFFNGKLVIDGQPMSRTLMQIVKSTLKANPNNSVIGFKDNSSAIKGFAVNLLRPLSPGSMSPLCRFNCDLDILFTAETHNFPCAVAPYPGAETGAGGRIRDTHATGKGSFVVASTAGYCVGNLLMEGSYAPWEDPSYVYPSNLSPPLQILIDASDGASDYGNKFGEPLIQGFTRTFGMRLSNGERREWLKPIMFSGGIGQIDHVHIAKGEPEVGMLVVKIGGPAYRIGIGGGAASSMVSGQNDADLDFNAVQRGDAEMAQKLYRVIRACAEMGENNPIISIHDQGAGGNCNVVKEIIYPQGAEIDIRAIVVGDHTMSVLEIWGAEYQEQDALLVRPESLSLLQSICNRERVSMAVIGTINGKGRIILKDSLAIEHCQSSGLPHPPPIVDLELEKVLGDMPQKCFEFKRMPQMNEPLDIAPGTTLMECLKRVLRLPSVCSKRFLTTKVDRCVTGLVSQQQTVGPLQLSLSDVAVIAQSYADLTGGACAIGEQPVKGLLNPKSMARLAVGEALTNLVWAKVTSLSDVKASGNWMYAAKLDGEGAAMYDAAIALSESMIELGIAIDGGKDSLSMAAHAGGEVVKAPGNLVISAYVTCPDITLTVTPDLKLGDNGVLLHIDLAKGKRRLGGSALLQAFDQIGDECPDVDDVPYLKKAFEAVQELLGRRLISAGHDISDGGILVCILEMAFAGNCGVQLNLTSRGESLLHLLFAEELGFIFEVSMQNVDLIRQNLEAAGVFAELVGKVTTTPMIELSVDGTSQLMEEMPYLRDLWEDTSFQLEGLQRLASCVKLEKEGLKHRQKPSWALSFTPKITNEKFMNAKLKPKVAIIREEGSNGDREMSAAFYAAGFEPWDITMSDLLNGLVSLDEFRGIAFVGGFSYADVLDSAKGWSASIRFNHPLLQQFQAFYNRKDTFSLGVCNGCQLMALLGWVPGADVGGALGAGGDISQPRFIHNESGRFECRFTGVTIGNSPAIMFKGMEGSTLGVWVAHGEGRAYFPDDDIYDRVLKSSLAPLRYCDDAGMETEVYPFNPNGSPLGIAAFCSPDGRHLAMMPHPERCFMMWQFPWYPMEWEVDKKGPSPWLKMFQNAREWCD, encoded by the exons ATGTCGACTCTCAGAGAGGCTCCAGTGACAGAATTTTTGCAGTTGAAG GGATTGGATAGACGGAGTCATGTATTGCATAGATTTTCTCATCTACGGAGGTGCAATGTGCGTCAAAATAGCTTTGGCTGCAGAAGCCCAATATCTTTATATTATGGAGGTACAGCAAGAAAAGCATCACTTTTTCTAAAGCCTAGAGCTGCAGTTTCAAGTGGTTTACACAGTTCAGTGAGTGAAAGACCTGATGAACTGAAACAGCCAGATGAGATTATACACTTCTATCGGTGTCCAATGATTCAAGAGAGTGCAGCTGCAGAGCTTCTTAGGCAGATTCAGCTGAAGATTTCTAGTCAGATTATTGATATAAAGACTGAGCAGTGTTTCAACATTGGGGTGAATGTTGTGCTACCAAGTGAAAAGCTCAGAATTCTCAAATGGATTCTGCAAGAGACCTATGAACCTGAGAATTTGAACACACACAGTTTTTTAGATAAGGAGATCTTGCAAGGGGCATCAGCTGTGTTAGTTGAGGTGGGCCCACGCCTATCCTTTACAACAGCTTGGTCAGCTAATGTTGTATCAATTTGCCAAGCATGCACATTGACTGAAGTGACCCGCATGGAGAGGTCAAGACGATATCTGCTGTATTTAAAGCCTGGGACTAAACCATTAGTGGAGAGCCATATTAATGAGTTTGCATCTATGGTTCATGATAGGATGACAGAATGTATTTATCCTCGCAAGCTCACTTCATTTCAGTCAACTGTTGTACCAGAGGCTGTTAGCTCAGTCCCAGTTATTGAGAGAGGCAGGGAAGCATTGGAAGAGATAAATGTGAAAATGGGCCTTGCATTTGATGACCATGACATTCAGTATTACACAAGTCTCTTTGGGGATGATATTAAACGTAACCCAACAactgttgaactctttgatattGCACAGTCAAACAGCGAACATAGTAGACACTGGTTTTTTAATGGAAAACTTGTTATAGATGGACAGCCAATGAGTAGAACATTGATGCAGATTGTGAAGAGTACTTTAAAGGCAAATCCTAATAATTCTGTTATTGGCTTCAAAGACAACTCAAGTGCAATTAAGGGATTTGCAGTGAATTTGTTACGACCACTGTCACCTGGTTCTATGTCGCCTTTATGTAGATTCAACTGTGACCTTGATATTTTATTCACGGCAGAGACACATAATTTTCCATGTGCTGTGGCTCCTTATCCTGGTGCAGAAACAGGTGCTGGGGGTCGCATAAGGGACACACATGCAACAGGAAAGGGATCTTTTGTTGTTGCTTCCACAGCAGGTTACTGTGTGGGTAATCTTCTCATGGAAGGGTCATATGCTCCTTGGGAAGATCCATCTTATGTGTATCCATCGAACCTATCACCTCCTTTGCAGATTCTAATTGATGCAAGTGATGGGGCATCAGACTATGGGAACAAGTTTGGAGAACCTCTGATTCAGGGTTTTACAAGAACATTTGGAATGAGACTGTCAAATGGGGAAAGGCGTGAATGGTTAAAGCCAATAATGTTCAGTGGTGGCATTGGGCAGATTGATCATGTTCATATAGCAAAAGGAGAGCCAGAGGTAGGAATGCTAGTTGTGAAAATTGGAGGTCCAGCATATCGAATTGGAATTGGTGGTGGTGCTGCTTCGAGTATGGTAAGTGGACAGAATGATGCCGACTTAGATTTTAATGCTGTCCAAAGAGGAGATGCAGAGATGGCACAGAAGCTTTACCGCGTCATCCGAGCTTGTGCCGAAATGGGGGAAAACAACCCTATCATAAGCATTCATGATCAGGGTGCTGGGGGAAACTGCAATGTCGTTAAGGAGATCATCTATCCTCAGGGAGCTGAGATTGATATCCGTGCTATAGTAGTTGGTGATCATACCATGTCAGTGTTAGAGATATGGGGTGCTGAGTATCAGGAGCAGGATGCTCTATTGGTCAGGCCAGAAAGTCTGAGTTTGCTGCAATCAATATGTAATAGGGAAAGGGTGTCTATGGCAGTGATTGGTACCATTAATGGCAAGGGACGAATTATACTGAAAGACAGCTTGGCTATTGAGCATTGTCAGTCGAGTGGACTCCCTCATCCCCCTCCTATAGTGGATCTTGAGCTCGAAAAAGTGCTGGGAGACATGCCTCAGAAATGCTTTGAGTTCAAGCGGATGCCTCAGATGAATGAGCCACTTGATATTGCTCCTGGGACCACTTTAATGGAATGTTTAAAGAGAGTTTTGAGGCTTCCTTCAGTTTGTTCAAAACGCTTTTTGACAACAAAAGTTGATAGGTGTGTTACAGGTCTTGTGTCACAGCAGCAGACAGTTGGGCCCTTGCAACTTTCCCTTTCTGATGTAGCTGTTATTGCACAGTCATACGCAGACCTGACAGGCGGTGCTTGTGCTATAGGGGAGCAGCCAGTCAAAGGTCTGCTGAACCCAAAATCAATGGCACGATTGGCTGTTGGAGAAGCCTTGACAAATCTTGTGTGGGCTAAAGTTACATCTCTCAGCGATGTTAAAGCAAGTGGTAACTGGATGTATGCTGCCAAGCTTGATGGAGAAGGAGCTGCTATGTATGATGCCGCTATAGCACTTTCAGAGTCCATGATTGAGTTGGGTATAGCTATAGATGGGGGAAAAGACAGTCTTTCAATGGCAGCTCATGCTGGTGGTGAGGTTGTCAAGGCTCCTGGAAATCTGGTCATCAGTGCCTATGTTACCTGTCCAGATATAACATTGACTGTGACTCCCGATCTGAAGCTGGGAGATAATGGTGTTTTGTTGCATATTGATCTAGCAAAGGGAAAACGGCGCCTCGGGGGTTCTGCTCTTTTGCAGGCATTTGACCAAATTGGTGACGAGTGCCCTGATGTTGATGATGTTCCATACCTGAAGAAGGCTTTTGAGGCTGTTCAGGAACTGCTTGGCCGGCGGTTGATTTCTGCTGGTCATGACATCAGTGATGGTGGGATTCTTGTCTGTATTCTTGAAATGGCTTTTGCTGGGAACTGCGGGGTGCAGTTGAACTTGACCTCGAGAGGTGAGAGCCTTCTCCATTTACTATTTGCAGAAGAGcttggatttatcttcgagGTCAGTATGCAGAATGTAGATTTGATCAGGCAAAACCTAGAAGCAGCTGGAGTATTTGCTGAGCTTGTTGGAAAAGTTACTACAACGCCAATGATAGAGTTATCAGTTGATGGAACATCACAGCTGATGGAAGAAATGCCTTATCTTCGGGACTTATGGGAGGACACTAGCTTTCAGCTTGAGGGGCTCCAGAGACTGGCTTCTTGTGTAAAACTTGAGAAAGAAGGCTTAAAGCATAGACAGAAACCTTCTTGGGCATTATCTTTTACTCCCAAAATTACAAATGAAAAATTCATGAATGCAAAACTGAAGCCAAAAGTAGCGATTATTCGTGAGGAAGGGAGCAATGGCGATAGGGAAATGTCTGCAGCATTTTATGCCGCAGGATTTGAACCCTGGGATATAACAATGTCTGACCTATTGAATGGGCTCGTTTCCTTGGACGAGTTTCGTGGGATAGCTTTTGTTGGAGGTTTCAGCTACGCTGATGTTCTTGATTCTGCGAAAGGTTGGTCTGCATCCATAAGGTTCAACCATCCTCTTCTTCAACAATTTCAAGCTTTCTATAATCGAAAAGACACTTTCAGCCTCGGTGTTTGCAATGGGTGTCAGCTTATGGCTCTGCTTGGATGGGTACCAGGGGCTGATGTTGGGGGTGCCCTTGGTGCAGGTGGAGATATATCACAGCCCAGGTTTATTCACAATGAATCTGGCCGCTTTGAATGCCGTTTTACAGGTGTAACGATAGGGAATTCTCCAGCCATAATGTTTAAAGGCATGGAGGGCAGCACATTGGGTGTTTGGGTTGCTCATGGTGAGGGGAGAGCGTACTTCCCAGATGACGACATTTATGATCGTGTTCTTAAATCTAGTCTGGCCCCTTTACGGTATTGTGATGATGCAGGTATGGAAACAGAGGTTTATCCCTTTAATCCAAATGGTTCTCCACTAGGCATTGCAGCCTTTTGTTCTCCTGATGGAAGGCACCTTGCTATGATGCCGCATCCTGAACGCTGCTTCATGATGTGGCAATTCCCATGGTATCCAATGGAATGGGAAGTCGACAAGAAGGGCCCAAGTCCTTGGTTAAAAATGTTTCAGAATGCTCGGGAATGGTGTGACTGA
- the LOC103701604 gene encoding heparan-alpha-glucosaminide N-acetyltransferase-like isoform X1 codes for MEQEKEIIAVREREHSVMLRVEEGGGDGKDSAKKVETAVHVAGEETQVEVKTRSKRVAALDAFRGLTIVLMILVDDAGGAYERIDHSPWNGCTLADFVMPFFLFIVGVAVALALKRIPKVSEAIKKVVVRTLKLLFWGLLLQGGYSHAPDDLSYGVDMKHIRWCGILQRIALVYFVVALIEILTTKLRPTIIGSGPFAIFSAYYWQWIGGLIAFVLYMVLIFTLYVPDWSFVLHNPGDVNDGKRFTVQCGVRGHLGPACNAVGYVDRQVWGINHLYSQPVWIRSKDCTDSSSSMGPLRKDAPSWCLAPFEPEGLLSSISAILSGVIGVHYGHVLIHFKVHSERLKQWLLMGFGLLICGIILHFTNAIPINKQLYSFSYVCFTAGAAGIVFSAFYILIDLWSLRMPFLFLEWIGMNSMLVFVMAAEGIFPAFVNGWYYETPKKSLVHWIHEHVFVNVWHSERLGTLLYVIFAEIVFWAVVAGILHRLGIYWKL; via the exons ATGGAGCAGGAGAAGGAGATCATTGcagtgagagaaagagagcatTCTGTCATGCTTCGAGTCGAGGAAGGTGGCGGCGATGGCAAGGACAGTGCCAAGAAAGTGGAGACTGCTGTGCATGTTGCAGGAGAAGAGACACAGGTTGAGGTTAAGACCAGGAGTAAAAGGGTGGCAGCACTGGATGCTTTTAGAGGCCTAACTATTGTT TTAATGATATTAGTCGATGATGCTGGAGGAGCGTATGAGCGGATCGATCACTCGCCATGGAATGGATGCACGCTTGCTGACTTTGTCatgcccttcttcctcttcattgTTGGAGTTGCCGTAGCTCTTGCTCTCAAG AGGATCCCAAAGGTCTCTGAAGCAATTAAGAAAGTTGTCGTTAGAACACTGAAACTTCTCTTCTGGGGTCTGCTTCTTCAAG GTGGATACTCCCATGCTCCTGATGACCTCTCCTACGGTGTTGACATGAAGCACATCAGATGGTGTGGCATACTTCAG AGAATAGCGTTGGTTTACTTCGTTGTGGCTCTGATAGAGATTCTGACTACAAAACTACGTCCAACCATCATAGGCTCAGGCCCTTTTGCCATATTCAGCGCATATTATTGGCAATG GATTGGTGGGCTCATTGCATTTGTGTTATACATGGTCTTGATATTCACTCTCTATGTACCAGACTGGAGCTTTGTATTGCATAACCCAGGCGATGTAAATGATGGAAAGAGATTCACA GTCCAATGTGGTGTGAGAGGGCACTTAGGTCCCGCTTGCAATGCAGTTGGTTACGTAGACAGGCAAGTTTGGGGTATAAATCACCTCTATTCACAACCTGTTTGGATACGATCAAAG GACTGTACAGACAGTTCCTCAAGCATGGGGCCACTGAGAAAAGATGCTCCAAGTTGGTGTCTTGCTCcctttgaaccagaaggcttgcTCAG TTCGATATCAGCCATCCTTTCAGGAGTCATTGGAGTTCATTACGGGCATGTTCTGATCCATTTTAAG GTTCATTCGGAGCGGCTTAAGCAATGGCTGCTGATGGGGTTTGGTCTTCTTATTTGTGGAATCATCCTTCATTTTACAAATG CTATTCCTATCAACAAACAACTATATAGCTTTAGTTATGTTTGTTTCACGGCTGGGGCAGCAGGGATTGTTTTCTCGGCATTTTATATACTG ATTGACCTATGGAGTTTAAGGATGCCATTCCTGTTCCTTGAGtggataggaatgaattcaatgctTGTTTTTGTAATGGCAGCAGAGGGCATCTTTCCTGCATTTGTAAATGGGTGGTACTATGAAACCCCAAAAAAATCTCTT GTCCATTGGATCCATGAACATGTATTTGTTAATGTTTGGCATTCAGAAAGGTTGGGTACTCTTCTTTATGTGATATTTGCTGAAATTGTCTTCTGGGCAGTTGTGGCGGGCATCCTGCACAGACTGGGAATTTACTGGAAACTGTGA
- the LOC103701604 gene encoding heparan-alpha-glucosaminide N-acetyltransferase-like isoform X2: MLRVEEGGGDGKDSAKKVETAVHVAGEETQVEVKTRSKRVAALDAFRGLTIVLMILVDDAGGAYERIDHSPWNGCTLADFVMPFFLFIVGVAVALALKRIPKVSEAIKKVVVRTLKLLFWGLLLQGGYSHAPDDLSYGVDMKHIRWCGILQRIALVYFVVALIEILTTKLRPTIIGSGPFAIFSAYYWQWIGGLIAFVLYMVLIFTLYVPDWSFVLHNPGDVNDGKRFTVQCGVRGHLGPACNAVGYVDRQVWGINHLYSQPVWIRSKDCTDSSSSMGPLRKDAPSWCLAPFEPEGLLSSISAILSGVIGVHYGHVLIHFKVHSERLKQWLLMGFGLLICGIILHFTNAIPINKQLYSFSYVCFTAGAAGIVFSAFYILIDLWSLRMPFLFLEWIGMNSMLVFVMAAEGIFPAFVNGWYYETPKKSLVHWIHEHVFVNVWHSERLGTLLYVIFAEIVFWAVVAGILHRLGIYWKL; the protein is encoded by the exons ATGCTTCGAGTCGAGGAAGGTGGCGGCGATGGCAAGGACAGTGCCAAGAAAGTGGAGACTGCTGTGCATGTTGCAGGAGAAGAGACACAGGTTGAGGTTAAGACCAGGAGTAAAAGGGTGGCAGCACTGGATGCTTTTAGAGGCCTAACTATTGTT TTAATGATATTAGTCGATGATGCTGGAGGAGCGTATGAGCGGATCGATCACTCGCCATGGAATGGATGCACGCTTGCTGACTTTGTCatgcccttcttcctcttcattgTTGGAGTTGCCGTAGCTCTTGCTCTCAAG AGGATCCCAAAGGTCTCTGAAGCAATTAAGAAAGTTGTCGTTAGAACACTGAAACTTCTCTTCTGGGGTCTGCTTCTTCAAG GTGGATACTCCCATGCTCCTGATGACCTCTCCTACGGTGTTGACATGAAGCACATCAGATGGTGTGGCATACTTCAG AGAATAGCGTTGGTTTACTTCGTTGTGGCTCTGATAGAGATTCTGACTACAAAACTACGTCCAACCATCATAGGCTCAGGCCCTTTTGCCATATTCAGCGCATATTATTGGCAATG GATTGGTGGGCTCATTGCATTTGTGTTATACATGGTCTTGATATTCACTCTCTATGTACCAGACTGGAGCTTTGTATTGCATAACCCAGGCGATGTAAATGATGGAAAGAGATTCACA GTCCAATGTGGTGTGAGAGGGCACTTAGGTCCCGCTTGCAATGCAGTTGGTTACGTAGACAGGCAAGTTTGGGGTATAAATCACCTCTATTCACAACCTGTTTGGATACGATCAAAG GACTGTACAGACAGTTCCTCAAGCATGGGGCCACTGAGAAAAGATGCTCCAAGTTGGTGTCTTGCTCcctttgaaccagaaggcttgcTCAG TTCGATATCAGCCATCCTTTCAGGAGTCATTGGAGTTCATTACGGGCATGTTCTGATCCATTTTAAG GTTCATTCGGAGCGGCTTAAGCAATGGCTGCTGATGGGGTTTGGTCTTCTTATTTGTGGAATCATCCTTCATTTTACAAATG CTATTCCTATCAACAAACAACTATATAGCTTTAGTTATGTTTGTTTCACGGCTGGGGCAGCAGGGATTGTTTTCTCGGCATTTTATATACTG ATTGACCTATGGAGTTTAAGGATGCCATTCCTGTTCCTTGAGtggataggaatgaattcaatgctTGTTTTTGTAATGGCAGCAGAGGGCATCTTTCCTGCATTTGTAAATGGGTGGTACTATGAAACCCCAAAAAAATCTCTT GTCCATTGGATCCATGAACATGTATTTGTTAATGTTTGGCATTCAGAAAGGTTGGGTACTCTTCTTTATGTGATATTTGCTGAAATTGTCTTCTGGGCAGTTGTGGCGGGCATCCTGCACAGACTGGGAATTTACTGGAAACTGTGA
- the LOC103701604 gene encoding heparan-alpha-glucosaminide N-acetyltransferase-like isoform X3, producing MILVDDAGGAYERIDHSPWNGCTLADFVMPFFLFIVGVAVALALKRIPKVSEAIKKVVVRTLKLLFWGLLLQGGYSHAPDDLSYGVDMKHIRWCGILQRIALVYFVVALIEILTTKLRPTIIGSGPFAIFSAYYWQWIGGLIAFVLYMVLIFTLYVPDWSFVLHNPGDVNDGKRFTVQCGVRGHLGPACNAVGYVDRQVWGINHLYSQPVWIRSKDCTDSSSSMGPLRKDAPSWCLAPFEPEGLLSSISAILSGVIGVHYGHVLIHFKVHSERLKQWLLMGFGLLICGIILHFTNAIPINKQLYSFSYVCFTAGAAGIVFSAFYILIDLWSLRMPFLFLEWIGMNSMLVFVMAAEGIFPAFVNGWYYETPKKSLVHWIHEHVFVNVWHSERLGTLLYVIFAEIVFWAVVAGILHRLGIYWKL from the exons ATGATATTAGTCGATGATGCTGGAGGAGCGTATGAGCGGATCGATCACTCGCCATGGAATGGATGCACGCTTGCTGACTTTGTCatgcccttcttcctcttcattgTTGGAGTTGCCGTAGCTCTTGCTCTCAAG AGGATCCCAAAGGTCTCTGAAGCAATTAAGAAAGTTGTCGTTAGAACACTGAAACTTCTCTTCTGGGGTCTGCTTCTTCAAG GTGGATACTCCCATGCTCCTGATGACCTCTCCTACGGTGTTGACATGAAGCACATCAGATGGTGTGGCATACTTCAG AGAATAGCGTTGGTTTACTTCGTTGTGGCTCTGATAGAGATTCTGACTACAAAACTACGTCCAACCATCATAGGCTCAGGCCCTTTTGCCATATTCAGCGCATATTATTGGCAATG GATTGGTGGGCTCATTGCATTTGTGTTATACATGGTCTTGATATTCACTCTCTATGTACCAGACTGGAGCTTTGTATTGCATAACCCAGGCGATGTAAATGATGGAAAGAGATTCACA GTCCAATGTGGTGTGAGAGGGCACTTAGGTCCCGCTTGCAATGCAGTTGGTTACGTAGACAGGCAAGTTTGGGGTATAAATCACCTCTATTCACAACCTGTTTGGATACGATCAAAG GACTGTACAGACAGTTCCTCAAGCATGGGGCCACTGAGAAAAGATGCTCCAAGTTGGTGTCTTGCTCcctttgaaccagaaggcttgcTCAG TTCGATATCAGCCATCCTTTCAGGAGTCATTGGAGTTCATTACGGGCATGTTCTGATCCATTTTAAG GTTCATTCGGAGCGGCTTAAGCAATGGCTGCTGATGGGGTTTGGTCTTCTTATTTGTGGAATCATCCTTCATTTTACAAATG CTATTCCTATCAACAAACAACTATATAGCTTTAGTTATGTTTGTTTCACGGCTGGGGCAGCAGGGATTGTTTTCTCGGCATTTTATATACTG ATTGACCTATGGAGTTTAAGGATGCCATTCCTGTTCCTTGAGtggataggaatgaattcaatgctTGTTTTTGTAATGGCAGCAGAGGGCATCTTTCCTGCATTTGTAAATGGGTGGTACTATGAAACCCCAAAAAAATCTCTT GTCCATTGGATCCATGAACATGTATTTGTTAATGTTTGGCATTCAGAAAGGTTGGGTACTCTTCTTTATGTGATATTTGCTGAAATTGTCTTCTGGGCAGTTGTGGCGGGCATCCTGCACAGACTGGGAATTTACTGGAAACTGTGA
- the LOC120108496 gene encoding NAC domain-containing protein 35-like — protein MVIPAAMSGGGNGEKDGHEHDLVMPGFRFHPTEEELIEFYLRRKVEGKRFNMELIIFLDLYRYDPWELPAFATIGEKEWFFYVPRDRKYRNGDRPNRVTTSGYWKATGADKMIRSENSRPIGLKKTLVFYSGKAPKGVRTSWIMNEYRLPQEGTDRNHKAEISLCRVYKRGGVGDELSGMHKPFSSNATGPDKKHKNNHHPSTFFTTLTADSSSSELENIHEVGVCSGANDMSVYGATAPVLNMTTSLEQEGTSLNSSDTLVPAGTLLPSTSSTATTTAAEFSKMVAYHQGYLNLTDQFVPVPPHLLTPNSLATISDKLWSWNPLHDAGKDFTTFK, from the exons ATGGTAATTCCAGCAGCAATGAGCGGCGGCGGCAACGGCGAAAAGGATGGTCATGAGCACGATCTAGTGATGCCTGGCTTTCGCTTCCACCCGACCGAGGAGGAGCTCATCGAGTTCTACCTCCGCCGCAAGGTCGAGGGGAAGCGCTTCAACATGGAACTTATCATCTTCCTCGACCTCTACCGCTATGACCCATGGGAGCTTCCCG caTTTGCTACGATAGGAGAGAAGGAATGGTTCTTTTACGTGCCTAGAGATCGGAAGTATCGGAATGGTGATAGGCCGAACCGGGTGACAACCTCAGGTTACTGGAAGGCTACTGGGGCTGACAAGATGATACGGTCCGAGAACTCTAGGCCAATTGGACTGAAGAAGACTCTTGTCTTCTATTCCGGGAAAGCTCCGAAAGGCGTTCGAACAAGTTGGATCATGAATGAATACCGTTTGCCACAGGAGGGAACTGATCGGAATCACAAG GCTGAAATCTCACTTTGCCGAGTGTACAAGAGAGGTGGGGTTGGAGACGAACTCTCCGGCATGCACAAGCCATTCTCCTCCAATGCTACCGGACCCGATAAAAAGCACAAGAACAATCACCATCCATCAACCTTCTTCACAACGCTCACTGCAGATTCCTCCTCATCAGAGTTAGAGAACATCCATGAAGTGGGAGTTTGCAGTGGCGCAAATGACATGTCGGTTTATGGCGCGACGGCTCCGGTGTTGAACATGACCACATCGCTCGAACAAGAAGGGACTTCACTGAACTCATCAGATACACTGGTACCAGCAGGCACCCTACTCCCTTCAACTTCTTCTACAGCCACCACAACAGCTGCTGAGTTCAGCAAAATGGTAGCTTACCACCAAGGCTACTTGAATCTAACCGACCAATTCGTACCGGTGCCACCGCATCTGCTTACGCCCAATTCACTGGCAACCATTTCAGACAAGCTCTGGTCATGGAATCCACTCCATGATGCAGGAAAAGACTTCACTACTTTCAAGTGA